The proteins below are encoded in one region of Halocatena salina:
- a CDS encoding SDR family oxidoreductase, whose amino-acid sequence MAESANEQQVAPPTVSADEILRIDDERFTDTTVCIVTGAGSGIGRAIALALAGNGMTVVGTDIDDAGLDETADRVTALDLDGRFERVSADLTNDEDLQRIVTAAADHGSIRYLANVAGLQHIDPIEEFPMDIYDAMHRIMLRAPLYLSKLCLPHMRSTDDGVGCVGNMCSAHGHYVTADKVAYNITKFGLRGLTQSIAAEGNGMVRSFSVSTGYVKTPLVTDQLSDTADQRGLSVEEVIEDVMLGQARTTEMMTPIDVANLFVFGFSKHATHLNGGDLLFDGGMTLTYE is encoded by the coding sequence ATGGCTGAATCAGCAAACGAACAGCAGGTCGCCCCACCGACGGTCTCGGCCGATGAGATCCTCCGGATCGATGACGAGCGTTTCACCGATACAACCGTTTGTATCGTGACGGGGGCTGGCTCCGGGATCGGACGAGCGATAGCTCTCGCACTGGCGGGCAACGGGATGACCGTCGTCGGAACCGATATCGACGATGCGGGTCTCGACGAGACTGCCGACCGAGTAACTGCCCTCGATCTCGATGGCAGATTTGAACGAGTGAGTGCCGATCTCACCAACGATGAAGATTTACAGCGCATCGTCACAGCGGCGGCCGATCACGGATCTATCCGGTATCTCGCCAACGTCGCCGGGCTCCAACACATCGATCCGATCGAGGAGTTCCCGATGGATATCTACGACGCAATGCACCGAATCATGCTCAGGGCACCGCTGTATCTTTCGAAACTGTGTCTGCCCCACATGCGATCGACCGATGACGGTGTCGGTTGTGTCGGCAATATGTGTTCGGCCCACGGTCACTACGTCACCGCCGATAAGGTCGCGTACAACATCACGAAGTTCGGGCTTCGAGGACTGACCCAATCGATCGCGGCTGAGGGGAACGGAATGGTTCGCTCGTTTTCGGTCAGCACGGGCTACGTGAAGACGCCGCTCGTCACCGATCAGCTCTCGGATACGGCCGACCAGAGGGGGCTCTCCGTCGAGGAGGTAATCGAGGACGTGATGCTTGGACAGGCACGAACGACGGAGATGATGACGCCGATCGACGTCGCAAACCTGTTCGTGTTCGGCTTTTCGAAACACGCCACGCACCTAAACGGCGGTGATCTGCTGTTCGATGGCGGCATGACGCTCACCTACGAGTAG
- a CDS encoding helix-turn-helix domain-containing protein: MISVTMDMVQYDCPYIDVTDDIDVSFHTMHWDFNTAQEELETRILITGADRGALTNGFEALQHHEGMMGFELLSRHGETAVIKSSIGQTNAMGTIRKHDGYITGPFQIRDGSERWSVGFDTDMAADAALSDLSTKNDFRVEARNDTSFEEYLDVIQHIDAAKGFLDVCRELSDTERQTLKAAVEGGYFRTPRDATLETLTDVFDISKTGVSKNLRRAERKVLNRAVSLFSSVDTDEHRE, translated from the coding sequence ATGATCTCGGTAACAATGGACATGGTGCAGTACGACTGTCCGTACATCGACGTGACCGACGACATCGACGTGTCGTTTCACACGATGCATTGGGATTTCAACACTGCTCAGGAGGAACTCGAGACACGGATCCTCATCACAGGAGCGGATCGCGGTGCGCTGACAAACGGGTTCGAGGCGTTACAACACCACGAGGGGATGATGGGGTTCGAGTTGCTCTCGCGGCACGGCGAGACGGCAGTGATCAAATCGTCCATCGGTCAGACGAACGCGATGGGAACGATCCGAAAACACGACGGCTACATCACCGGGCCGTTCCAGATTCGTGATGGAAGCGAGCGCTGGAGCGTCGGCTTCGACACGGATATGGCCGCTGACGCCGCCTTGTCCGACCTCTCGACGAAAAACGATTTCAGGGTGGAAGCACGGAATGATACGTCGTTCGAAGAGTATCTCGACGTCATCCAACACATCGACGCGGCGAAAGGGTTCCTTGATGTGTGTCGAGAGCTTTCCGACACCGAACGCCAGACGCTCAAGGCGGCAGTCGAAGGTGGGTACTTTCGGACGCCACGCGATGCGACGCTCGAAACGCTGACCGATGTGTTCGACATTTCGAAGACAGGAGTTTCGAAGAACTTGCGGCGTGCCGAGCGGAAGGTCCTCAATCGGGCAGTCAGTCTGTTTTCGTCGGTCGACACGGACGAGCATCGGGAGTAG
- a CDS encoding glutamate--cysteine ligase yields MTSQRDGERPTEPTAETTSEQPSGSGDVAEIGSPEAFDQLGTIGIEEEFYVVDERGRPTSGTDELVYESTPPAILEERLDHELFKCVIETQTPVIERLDSAEDTLRTVRAALVDHAEAHGYTIAAAGLHPAAKWRELEHAQKPRYRSQLDRIQYPQHRNTTTGLHVHVGVDDADKATWIANRLRWHLPIMLALSANSPFWNGYDTGLASARAKIFEGLPNTGMPTAFDSFEEFLDLERRMIDTGSIRDRGELWYEVRPHSVHGTVEIRTPDAQADPERVLAFVEYTHALVMDYAARYEDGEHSESTRHRRETLDENKWRAIRSGHDASFIDRDCTGVVDLGEAVERECERLGITGLRRLYEAESGAQRQRRIHRERGLDALCRTLTL; encoded by the coding sequence ATGACATCGCAGCGGGACGGTGAACGACCGACGGAACCGACTGCTGAGACGACCTCAGAGCAACCGTCGGGATCCGGCGACGTAGCGGAGATCGGCTCCCCAGAGGCGTTCGACCAGTTGGGAACGATCGGTATCGAAGAGGAGTTTTACGTCGTCGACGAGCGTGGTCGGCCGACGTCAGGAACGGATGAACTCGTCTATGAGAGCACGCCACCGGCGATCCTCGAAGAGCGACTGGATCACGAGCTGTTCAAATGCGTCATCGAGACACAGACGCCGGTGATCGAACGGCTTGACAGCGCCGAGGACACGCTCCGGACGGTTCGGGCTGCGCTGGTCGATCACGCCGAGGCGCACGGCTACACCATTGCGGCTGCCGGACTCCATCCAGCCGCGAAGTGGCGCGAGCTTGAACACGCACAGAAGCCCCGATACCGATCCCAACTCGACCGCATTCAGTATCCGCAACACCGCAATACGACGACGGGGCTACACGTCCACGTCGGCGTCGATGACGCGGACAAGGCAACGTGGATCGCAAACCGACTCCGGTGGCATCTTCCAATTATGCTCGCACTGTCGGCGAACTCTCCGTTTTGGAACGGCTACGACACCGGACTCGCATCTGCGCGGGCGAAAATCTTCGAAGGGCTTCCAAACACCGGAATGCCGACGGCGTTCGACTCTTTCGAGGAGTTTCTCGATCTCGAACGACGGATGATTGATACTGGTTCGATTCGGGACCGGGGGGAACTGTGGTACGAGGTGCGGCCCCACTCCGTCCACGGGACCGTCGAGATCCGGACACCTGACGCACAGGCCGACCCGGAGCGCGTGCTCGCGTTCGTCGAATACACCCACGCGCTCGTCATGGACTACGCCGCGCGCTATGAGGACGGCGAACACAGCGAGTCCACAAGACACCGGCGGGAAACGCTCGACGAGAACAAGTGGCGGGCGATCCGCTCCGGTCACGACGCGTCGTTTATCGACCGCGACTGTACGGGGGTCGTCGATCTCGGGGAGGCCGTCGAGCGAGAGTGTGAACGGCTCGGCATCACCGGTCTTCGACGACTGTATGAAGCAGAAAGCGGCGCACAACGACAGCGGCGCATCCACCGCGAGCGCGGTCTCGATGCCCTCTGTCGGACACTCACGCTGTAG